Genomic window (Bacillus pumilus):
TCATGCTCTTTGAATGAGCGGTGCTCACTTTTTATCGAACGCAGCTCTTGAACGATATCTTCTGCTTCTTTTGAAGCTTGTTCAATTTTTTCTTTCGCTTTCTGTTCAGCTTCTTCAAGCAGTTTGTCCTTTTGCTCATTCCATTCAAGAATTTGTCGTTGCAATTCTTTATGAAGCTTTTCTGCTTCTTTTCTATAAACTTCTGTCTCATGCAGCTCTTCTTCTGCTTGTTTCTTGCTGTCTTCTAATGAAGCAATCATTTGGTCTACTTCATTATGCTCTGCATGCATATCCGCTCTCGCCCGGGCTATAAGATGATCAGGCAAACCAAGACGTTTTGAAATTTCAAATGCATTACTTCGTCCAGGTACACCGATAAGCAAGCGGTACGTTGGTGATAAGGTTTCAATGTCAAACTCCACACTCGCATTTGTGACACCTTGACGGTTATAACCGTATGCCTTCAGCTCAGGGTAATGTGTCGTTGCAATGACACGTGCATTTGTTTGATGAACTTCATCTAAAATGCTCATCGCAAGTGCAGCACCTTCGGCAGGGTCTGTTCCTGCCCCTAATTCATCAAATAACACAAGTGAGTTAGAAGTTAGATGCTTTAAGATATCCACGATATTGACCATATGAGATGAGAAGGTACTCAAGCTTTGCTCAATGGACTGTTCGTCTCCAATATCGGCAAATATTTGGTCGAATACAGCCACTTCAGAGCCTTCTTCAACTGGTATATGGAGGCCCGCCTGCGTCATCAGCGTAAGAAGACCCAGCGTTTTTAAAGTAACTGTCTTTCCCCCTGTATTTGGTCCAGTGATCACGATTGTTGAAAAATCTTTGCCAAGCTCAATGTCGTTTGCCACAACCTGATCCCGAGGCAATAGAGGATGTCTTGCTCGCTTTAAATAGATCTCCCCTTGATCATTCACAGCAGGCTTTGTGGATTTTTCTGCCTTTGCATATTTAGCTTTAGCGAAGATAAAATCTAATGTTTGAAGCTCTTTTACATTATGCAGCAGTTCCTCAATGTGCTCTGACACGCTCGCTGTCAGCATTTGCAAGATCTTTTCAACCTCTTGCTTTTCTTTCAAACGGGTTTGCTGCAAGGTGTTATTTAAATCCACGACCACTTGCGGCTCAATAAAAAGGGTGGCCCCAGATGAAGACTGATCGTGAACAATGCCACCGTAATTCGAGCGGTACTCTTGTTTCACTGGAATAACAAACCGATCATTACGAATGGTAACAATCGTGTCTGACAGCATTTTTGAAGCCGATTGTGAACGAATCATCGATTCTAATTTATCACGGACTTTTGATTCTAAAGAACGTAATTGTGTTCGGATTGTACGAAGTGCCGGTGTTGCGTGATCAAGCACTTCTCCATTGTCACCGATACAGCTTTCAATTTCTTTTCTAACTTCAGGCAGTAAAATCAGCGTCTCTGCATATGTATGAAGGCGCGGTATGTCTACACCATCTTCATACATGGACGTGAGAAAGTGCTTCATATTTTTCGCCGTATATAGCAGCGCTGCAATTTCCATCAGCTCAGAAGGGCTTAATGTACTGCCTATCTCTGCCCGTTTGACGGCACGTCTAATATCCGTTAACCCGCCAAACGGAGCCGTTCCCTTTAAGCGAATCACATCTTGTGCTTCTGCTACCTCTTCCAGCAGATGCTGAATGGTTTCTATATCCGTCAGCGGCATTAAATCCTGCGCTCTTTCTTTTCCTAAAGAGGATGCGGTATAGGACATGACTTTTTCTTTTACTTTTTGAAATTCTAATGATGCTAACACTTTTTGTTGCAGCATGGTCCAGCCTCCTAACGACTACCTATCACGCGTTAAAAACTTTTTGATCTCGTTTAGAGAAAAAGTATTCACGACATGTGCTTTTGGTGTCCAGCCTTTTCTTGCAGCTGTTACACCGACTTCCATATGTTCAAGCATGGCGATGTTGTGTGCATCTGTATTGATCATGATGTTTACGCCCGCTTCGTTTGCTTTCATTAAATGCTCTGTTTTCAAATCAAGTCTTGACGGATTACTGTTGAGCTCAAGTGCAGTGCCCGTTTTCTTCGCAAGGTCTATGAGCTGATCTATATTTAAGGCATAGCCATCCCGTCTACCGATCAAACGTCCAGTTGGATGGGCAATTAAATCGACATGCTGATTTCGCAGCGCATTTTCAAGCCGTTCCATCATGACTTCCTCCGGCTGAGAAAAGCTAGAATGAATAGACGCAATCACAAAATCCATGTCTTTAAGAAAGTCATCATCATAATCTAACGATCCATCCGGCAGGATATCCATTTCGACCCCTTTGAAAATGTGAAAGTGCTCGAATTCCTCATTAAGCTTGTCTATTTCTTTTGCTTGCAGACGCAAACGTTCTTTCGTTAAACCATTGGCCACTTTTAAATATTGCGAGTGGTCTGTGATGGCCATGTATTCATAGCCTTTTGCGATACATGCCTCTGCCATTTCACGGATAGAGAATGCTCCGTCACTCCATGTCGAGTGCATATGGAGATCTCCTTTGATATCTTTCAGTTCTACAAACTGCATACTTTCTTTATACGTATCAATCTCCGCTCCGGTTTCACGAATTTCTGGCGGAATGAGTGGAAGTTGAAAATGCGCATAAAAAGCCCTTTCGTCTTCGAACGTTTTCACTTCTCCAGTTTCAATCGTTTCCACGCCATATTCACTTATGCGCTCTCCGCGTTCCTTTGCAAGCTGGCGCATTCGAATATTGTGGTCTTTTGAGCCAGTGAAATGGTGCAGCGTCGTTGCGAATTGATCTGATGTCACAAGCCGGAAGTCCACACTGATCTCAAAATCAAGGGCAAGAATAACAGATACCTTCGTATCACCGCTTGCGATGACATCCTTCACATCATCAAGTGCAACGAGCTGCTCTCTGACTTGCTCAGGGCTGTCTGTCGCAATGATATAATCTAAATCTTTGACCGTTTCACGTGCACGTCTTAAACTGCCTGCTCTTGAAAAACGGATGATGCCCTTCGTCTGTTCAAGTACATGATCAATCCGCTCTGCCACATCTAATGCAAAGCCAATTGGCAGTCGTTCTGGCTGCTTTCCCGCTTCCTCTAGAGCGGCGAGAATTTTTTCTTCTGTTTTTTTACCGAAGCCTGCAAGCGCTTGTACTTTTTCCGCTTCACATGCTTCTTTTAGTGACTGTGCATCGTGGACACCAAGTTCTTGGTATAGCTTAGCGATCTTCTTCCCGCCAAGTCCCGGCAATTTTAAGAGCGGGACAAGCCCTTCAGGCACTTCATGTTTTAATTGTTCAAGTGTTTCTGATTGTCCTTTTTCGATATACTCTGTGATCACAGCAAAGGTTCCTTTTCCAATGCCTGGTAATGCTAATAAATCATCTATTTGAGAAAGGCTACGATCATCTTGTTCCAGCGCCGCCGCTGCTTTACGAAAGGCAGAAATCTTAAAAGGATTATCTCCTTTTAGTTCCATATATACTGCAATTGTTTCAAGAAGTTTGATAATATCTTTTTTATTCATCTCTCATCCTCCAGCCGCTTTGGCATCTTCCTTTATAAATATACAAACTTTTCCTTCATCCTACAACTTTCCGTCATGGAATGAGAAAAAACTCCTCCAAGAAAGGAGAAGTTTTTAAGCTCCATACGTCGCCCATAAGTCTTTGACAAGACTGGACAGATAAGGGGTGTTGCTTACGATCACATCTGCTAAAATGGATTTGCTCATCATTGTTTGCAGCGCATCGACTGGAAGTAATGCAGCGACAAACAAGAGAATAAATACAAATAGATAGGTTTCAAGAAATCCTAACACACCGCCAAGCAGTTTGTTGACCTGCTTAATCACAGGTATACTTGCAATGGTTGTGAGCAATCCGCCAATGATAGCGAGCAGGATTTTGGTCAAGATAAACAGAATGATAAACGCAATGGTATTATAATAAGCTGTTTCTAGATTCCCACTAAAGAAAGCGAGCTGCGCTTGACCGCCGCTAAAATCAGGTGCTGGAATCCACGTAAGCTGTGGTGCAAGTGACTGATAAAACATGGAAGCCACTAAAATAGAAACAACAAAGCTGATCAATTTAATAAATTGAAGAATAAACCCGCGTTTTAGACCGACAAGCGTTCCCATAAGAAGCAAAAACAAAATGATGATATCGATCACGGTAATTTCATTCCTTTTCTTTAAGCTGAATCTCTAGTTTTTCGTATTGCTCTTTTAATTTCAAGTAGTCGTGGACGACATTGACTGCTGTCAGTACAGCTAATTTGTTTATATCAAGGTATGGATTTTTTTCATTTATTTCTCTCATTTTATCATCAACAATTGAAGCAACATGCCGCATATGCATCTTCGTTTCTTGACCGATGATCGTATAGGACTGTCCGTAAATTTCAACTGTTGTTTTCGTTTTACCGCCGTCAGACAACGTTTCTCCTCCATTCCACGAGAATCCTAGTCTCTATCATAACATGTTTAGACATTGAATGGAAAGACGAGCCCTTCCCTGTTATGGTACACTTTAGAAATCAATGATATTAAGGTAAAAAGGAGTTATCCACTGTGCCCCAATCCGTCTTAAAAGCAACATCAGAAGACCTTAAAAAGATGAAGAGCGCATATGCGCACCATTTAACTGATACGTTACCACCAGGCGCCCTGTTTCAAGCAAAAGTTCCTGGCTGTACGATTACAGCCTATCGTTCTGGCAAAGTGCTGTTTCAAGGACAAAAGGCAGAAGCTGAAGCTAGTCAATTTAGTCATTTACAAGCAGCTAATCCGAAAAGTCAAAAAACACCTACTGTTACAAAATACAGTCCGCCGTCAGGGATTGCTTCTATGTCCGTCATCGGTTCAGATGAAGTAGGAACAGGTGATTATTTTGGGCCGATCACAGTCTGTGCCGCCTATGTGGATGCCAGCCAGCTTGCCCTCATGAAAGAGCTTGGCGTAAAAGACTCAAAAGGCCTAAAGGACCCGCAAATTATCAATATTGCCAAAGATCTCATCAAAACCATTCCGTTCAGCCTTCTCGTGCTCCGAAATGAAAAGTATAATGCGATGCAGGAAAAGGGCATGAGTCAAGGGAAAATGAAGGCGCTGCTTCACAACCAAGTCATCACCTCTGTGCTAGAAAAGCTAGACGGGAAACAGCCCGAAGCCATTTTGATTGACCAATTTGCAGAACCGGGCATTTATTTCAAGCATCTTGCAGGAAAAAAAATAATTCGGGAGCGGACGTACTTTAGCACAAAAGCAGAAGGTATTCACTTGTCAGTGGCTGCGGCTTCCATTATTGCCAGGTACGCCTTTTTAATTGAAATGGATAAGTTATCAAAAGCAGCGAGCTTTGACATTCCAAAAGGAGCCGGTCCTCATGTCGACAAGGCGGCTGCAAAACTCATAAAGCTGCACGGCGAAGATGCTTTACGTCAATTTACAAAGCTGCATTTTGCCAACACACAAAAAGCGAAAAAATGGTTATAAAAAAGAGCTATGGCCTTATGGCCATAGCTTAGATTGTTGACAAAGGGATAAAATGACCTTTATTTTAGCCCTTTGTCTTCTTTTCAGCGTGATAGAAAACCTTTGCAGTTTAGGGAGGACGAGTACCGGAGCGGAGCGAATTTGTCATTCGTGAGCACCGGAGCACAGACCTGACAAAGAATGCGAGGGTTTGTCTACACGCTGAGCTAGGGCCTTATGGCCCTAGCTCTTTTCTTTAACCGCGTAAAACGGCTTGATACGTATCTTCTAATGCTTTCAATACTTTTGTATGAACAGCCGTAACTTCTTCCTCTGTCAAAGTTTGTTCCGGGTTTAAATATTGAAGAGAGAATGCAACAGATTTCTTGCCTTCTTCCATATGTTCGCCCTCATACACATCAAAAACGGATAGGTCAGTCAGTAAATCCCCGCCTGCTTCATAGATGACCCGCTCTAACTGTCCGCTTGAGATTTGCTGATCGACAACAAGTGCAATATCTCTTGTCACAGCAGGGAATCTCGGAATTGCTGTATATTTCATATCCTTCGATTCAGACGTCATGACATCTGTTAAATCAAACTCGAAGACATATGTTTCTTTTAAATCTAATTCCTTTTCAATGACTGGATGCAGTGCAGCAACAAATCCAATCACTTTTCCATTTAAATGAACATCCGCTGTACGACCTGGGTGAAGACCCTCGCGCTCTGCTTGGACATATGTGATTTGACCTGATACACCAAGCTTTTCAAATAGGCCTTCAGCAATTCCTTTCGCTACGTAAAAATCGACGGCTTTTTTCTCGCCCTGCCAAAGATTTTTATGCCATAAGCCTGTGAGCGCACCAGCAACATGCTCCTTTTCCACTGGTTTTGCCCCTTCAGCTTCCGCTAAGAACACAGAACCCGTTTCATAAAAACCAAAGGAATCAGCTTGTCTTGCCAAGTTATATGCAACAGAATCAAGTAAGTTTGGCAGTAAACTTTGTCTAAGCACACTTCTTTCTTCACTCATTGGCAAAGAAAGTCTCGTCTTATAAGCTGGATTCAGTGCAAAAGCTGTAGACTTATGCTGGTTTGTCAATGAGTACGTGATCGCTTGAGAAAGACCTGCGCCTTCTAAGAAGCGTCTCACCTTCCTGCGCTTCACTTGGTATGGCGTTAGACCGCCAACTGTACCAGCTGTCGCAGGCAGTGTAGACGGGATATTATCGTAGCCGTATAATCTCGCAACTTCTTCAATAAGGTCTTCTTCAATCGTGATATCCATTCTGCGAGAAGGAACGGTTACGACAAGTACGTCATTTGATTCGCCCACTGTAAAGCCCAGTTTGTTGAAAATTTGAATCATATCTTCTTTTGAAATGCTCATGCCAAGCACCTTGTTCACGCGTTCAGTGGATACGTGGATGACATTCATATTTGTTTCAAGATGGTTTTCCTCAACCGTCCCGCTTAGCACTTCACCACCTGCATAGAGACTGATTAATTGCGCTGCTCTTTCGGCTGCAGACTTCGTACGTTGCGGATCAAGGCCTTTTTCAAATCGTGTGCTTGATTCACTGCGAAGCCCTAAGTCTCTAGATGCTTGACGGACTGTTTGACCGTTGAAATATGCTGCTTCTAAAAGAATCGTTGTCGTCTCATTACGCACCTCTGATTCAAGGCCGCCCATGACGCCTGCTACAGCGTGCGCCTTCGTCCCATTAGTAATCACAAGATGCTTTGATGAAAGTGTACGTTCTTGCTCATCCAGTGTTTGAATGCTTTCGCTATCAGTCGCTTTACGTACGACCACCTGCTTTGAACCAAAACGATCATAATCAAACGCATGAAGCGGCTGGCCGTATTCAAGCAGTACAAAGTTCGTCATATCCACGACGTTGTTAATAGGGCGAATACCTGCATTCATCAATCTTGTTTGAATCCAAAGCGGTGCTGGTCCGATCTTTACATTTTTAATGATCTTCGCTGCATAAAGTGGATTCGCTTCTTGATCTTCAATTTTCACAGAAATATAGTCTGCTGCTTTTTCTGAAGATGTGTCATGTGCTGTATCAGGAAGTTTCATTTCTTTTCCTAAGATGGCTGCAACCTCATAGGCAACACCTAGCATATTAAGAGCATCCGCACGGTTTGGTGTTAAGCCAAGCTCAAGTACCGCATCATCTAATTGAAGCGCCTGAAGAGCATCGTCACCAGGTTTGACATCATTCGGAAAAACAAAGATCCCTTCTGCATATTCCTTTGGTACGAGTTTGCTTTCGACGCCTAATTCTTGCAACGAACAAATCATGCCATGAGACTCTTCGCCGCGTAGTTTTGCTTTTTTAATTTTAAAGTTCCCTGGAAGAACTGCACCAACCGTTGCGACAGCCACATACTGTCCTTTATCCACATTCGGGGCTCCACAAATAATTTGCACCGGCTCGTCTTCTCCGATATCCACGAGACATTTGTTTAATTTATCGGCATTCGGGTGCTGTTCTCGCTCCACAACGTGTCCAATGACAACACCTTTGATACCTTCCCCTTTATATTCAACGGCTTCTACTTCAATCCCGCTTCTTGTGATTTTTTCTGCTAATTCACCTGGCTGGATGCCTTCTAAATCGACATAGTCTTCTAACCATTTATATGAAACAAACATGTTGATTTCCTCCTCTTAGTCCTGCTTGAATTGCTTTGTGAATCTAATATCATTTGTGTAGAAATGGCGAATATCATCAATGCCGTATTTGAGCATCGCAATACGTTCAACACCCATTCCAAAAGCAAAGCCTTGATAAGTTTCAGGATCAAATCCGCTCATTTTCAGGACATTCGGATGAACCATTCCTGCACCTAAAATCTCAATCCAGCCTGTTCCTTTACATACAGAACAGCCTTTTCCACCACATTTAAAGCAAGACACATCGACTTCAACAGATGGTTCTGTGAATGGGAAAAAGCTTGGGCGCAGTCTAATTTCACGATCTTCACCAAACATTTTTCTTGCGACTGTCTCCAGCGTTCCTTTTAGATCACTCATGCTAATATTGTGATCGACAACAAGCCCTTCAATCTGCATGAATTGATGTGAATGAGTCGCGTCATCACTGTCTCGTCTATATACTTTCCCAGGGCAGATGATCTTCACAGGACCTTGTCCTTTATATTTTTCAAGTGTACGTGCTTGAACTGGTGATGTTTGTGTTCTGAGTAGTGTATCCTCGGTAATATAGAAGCTGTCCTGCATATCACGTGCTGGATGCTCCTTTGGAAGATTCAGCGCTTCAAAGTTATAGTAATCCGTTTCTACCTCAGGACCTTCCTCAACGGTATAACCCATGCCAATAAATAAATCTTCAATATCTTCGACAACAATCGTTAATGGATGTCTTGCCCCCATTTTGATTGGACTTGCTGGCAATGTGACATCAATCGTTTGAGACGCAAGTTTCTTCTTCACTTCTTCTTTTTCGAGCTGTTCATTTTTTTCAGCAATAGCACCAGCAATCTGCTCTCTCACTTCGTTTGCAAGTGCGCCCATTTTCGGTCTTTCTTCTGCGGAGAGCTTGCCCATTCCACGAAGCACTTCTGTGATCGGTCCTTTTTTCCCTAAATATTGAACACGAATGTCATTGACTTCTTTAAGCGAGCTAGCTGCTTCAACCTTCGCTATCGCCTCTGTTTCAAGCTGTTTTAACGTTTCTTGCATGAGTGTAATCCTCCTTTTGATATACAAAGCCGCCTGGATAAACGGCTGTTTGATCGTTTGAAGACAATAAAAAAAACCCGTCCCTCCAAAAAGAAGGGACGAGTTGTGGTCGCGGTACCACCCTTGTTAAGCACAAATGCATGTGCGAATAAGCTTCATTGACATAACGGAATCAAACGAATCCGGTTCACCTTTACGCAAAACTTGCGGTCCCGGTGACAACTCCAGAGGTGAATTCCTGTTTCAGCATTCCTTAAATGCACTTTCAGTCTACGGTGCATTCTCCCTATAAGGCCGCTCCTTGAAACAATCTTCCTCTATCATGGTTTTTAAATATTAGTTTTATTATAGTGAAAATAAACACAAGTTGCAACACTATCCACGCAAATGATAGACAAGAACGGCGGCTGCAACAGCCACATTTAATGATTCTGCTTGTCCATACATTGGCACATATAAATTGTGGTCAGTCATTTGCAGAATTTCTGGATCAATACCTGCTCCTTCATTGCCAACAATTAATGCAAACGGACCTTCTGCTGTTACGCCTCTATACGCTTTCGCATTTTTTAAAGCACTTCCGTATACAGGTATACCTTGCTCCTTACATGCTCGTATGGTCTGCTGAAGGGCTTGTTTTAATATTGGCAGATGGAAATGCGACCCTTGTGCGGAACGAAGCGTTTTTCCGTTAAATGCATCAACTGTTCCATCGCCTAAGATCACAGCATCAAGACCAGCGGCATCTGCTGTCCGGATGAGTGTACCTAGATTCCCCGGGTCCTGCACTGCATCTAACAGAAGAAGTCGTTCATATTTCTTTTCTTCAAATACAGGAACCGCACAAACTGCTGCGATGTGCTGAGGCGTTTCTGTTTCTGTCATGGCAGAAAAGGCTTCTTCACTCAGTTCATAAAGCTCAATGTCACGATCGATCTGAGAAGGAAGCATATCACGTGATGTGACCATTAGTTCTTTTACATTCCCGCTCTTCAATGCTTCTTCGACTAAGTGTATTCCCTCAACGAGAAACAGCCCTGTTTTCGTTCGTTCTTTTTTTGTATGGAGCTTTTTCCACTGTTTAATGTTTGTATTTTTAGCTGATTCTATATATTTCAAGCGACTTTAACTCCTTTAAATATCATGAATTTATTATATCTCATGCACACTACATAATAAACCTGTCTTTGAGACAGAATAGGGCTATTACCATCAAAAAAGGAGTGTGGGCAATGGATTTTAATTTAAGAGGTGCAGTCATTCAAAATATCACCGGCCATAATCAAGAGCAGCTTGAGCATACGATTTTAGACGCCATTCAAAGTGGTGAGGAAAAAATGCTTCCAGGCCTTGGCGTGCTGTTCGAAGTACTATGGCAAGAAGCCTCAGAAAACGAGAAATCCGAGATCCTTGAAACATTAGAGCAAGGCTTAAAGCCTCAGCAGCAGCAATAAAAGAAAGCCGGTTTGCTATGATAAGCAAACCGGCTTTTTTGATTTAGCCAGTGATCGGCGTTTCCATTCGAAGCGTTGGATCACGCCAAATCTCGACCCATTTTTTCACCGCAAACACAATGATCACAAATCCTAAGATCAGCATGATCATTGACAGCACAGCATTCAGCACGCTGTAACCAGATGCTTCAGGATTAAGATATACATTCGCTACCATCCAATAGCCCGCATAATTCACCGTCACATATAAGTATGCAAGCGGAATTAAACAAGTCAGCATATATCGCCTTTTATCTGCAATTTTTAATACAACCGTTGCCCCGATGATTAATCCGACTGATGCCATTAACTGATTCGAAACCCCAAACAGTGCCCAAATGGACCCGATGTCTCCAGAATAAAGCAAGTATCCCCACATAAAACAAGCAAGCGCACTTGCAAACACCGACCCAGGTAACCAGTCATTTCGTTTAAGCGGTTTATACGCTTCGCCAAAGAAGTCTTGAATCAAATAGCGCGCCACACGTGTTCCTGCATCAATAGCAGTTAAAATAAAGACCGCTTCAAACATAATGACGAATTGAAAAAAATAAGACGCCAAATGACTAAAGAACGGAATTCCCGTAAAGATATACGCCATCCCAACAGCTAATGTCACAGCTCCACCCGTTCTTCCTTCTAAATCAAGACCAATTTCCTTACTTAGCTGCGGAAGGTTCTCGACACTCATTCCGAGCGTTCGGAACATTTCTGGCGTACTGTTAATCGCAAAATAATCTCCTGGGTGAAGAGCCGTCGCAGCAATTAACGCCATGATTCCAACTAGGCACTCTACTAGCATTGCGCCAAATGCGACCGGCTTCATATCGCTCCAGCGGTCAAGCATCTTAGGCGTTGTCCCTGATCCAACAAATGCGTGGAAGCCGGAAATGGCACCGCAAGCAATCGTAATCGAAATAAATGGCCAGACAGGACCAGCTAAGACAGGCCCTCCTCCATTCACAAACTCAGTAAACGCTGGGAATTGAATCGTTGGATTCACCACAAAGATTCCAGCTATCAGCGCGATAAAAACACCAATTTTCATAAAACTACTTAAATAGTCTCTCGGTGCCAGTAGCAGCCAAACCGGCAATGCCGCAGCAAAAAAGGCATAAATCGGCAGGGCAAGTGCAAGCGTTTTTGTATCAAGTGTTAAAACATCACCAAGTGCCGTTCCTTGAATATTCGGCCCAAGGAATACACCAATCATGAGCAAAATAAAGCCCGCAGTTGTGGCTAGTTTTAAATTGCCTGTCTTTTTATAATAAAGACCAACCCCCATCGCAATTGGAATTGTGATTCCGACTGCGAATGTCCCCCAAGGGTTTCGTTCTAAGGCATGAAGCACAACCATAGACAATCCTGCCATTGTGATCGTAATGATAAACAGCATCGCTAGTCCTGTACAAAATCCCGCAACAGGTCCTAGCTCTTCCTTCGCTACCTCTGATAATGATTTCCCTTTTTTTCGCATCGACGCAAATAAGACGACCAGATCATGTACAGCTCCGCCAATCACTGCGCCGATTAACAGCCAAAGAAGACCAGGTAAATATCCAAATTGGGCGGCTAAAATGGGACCAACTAATGGGCCGGCAGCTGCAATCGCCGCAAAGTGATGCCCAAATGTGACCCATTTATTGGTTGGCACATAATCTTTTCCATCCTCTAATGTGTGAGCCGGTGTAGGATGATCGTCTGTCACCTTTAAAACCTTGACCATCATAAAAGTGCCATAAAGACGATAGGCAATCGCTAAAATACACATAGATCCTATTACAATTGTAACCGCATTCATTTAACCATCCCCTTCGCACAAACATTTTGTTACAAATATAACATAAATTGTTTGATTTTTCTTTCTTTTAAAAACAAGTTAATCAATAAGAATAATAAGTTTATTTTTAAGTGAGCTTCACCTACTTCCATAAAATCTCTTTTGACAGGGTGTACGCTAGCCTCTGTCCTTTTTATTGCTTTCATCTTACAAAAATAAAAGCCAGATCACATGTGCCTTAATCACTAGAATATTTTCTCTTCTTTTGTCAAAAACAGGTCTTTTGACGCAACTTAAATCGGCATTCATTTCCTGGGAAATTCAATGTACAAAAAAACCTTCCCCCTGTACTGAGGAAAGGCTTTCTTATTTAAGAACCGTACGTAATCTGTTCGACAGTCTTTTGATCAAGTCTTTTGATTACTTCTGTTAAAAGCTTCACTGCATTTTCATAATCGTCTCGGTGAATCATTGCTGCATGGGTATGGATATACCTGCTTGGAATACCGATAGATAGAGACGGGACACCATGACCTGTTAAATGGATTCCACCAGCATCCGTCCCACCGCCAGGCATTGAGTCATATTGATAAGGGATGTTCAATTCATCTGCTGTTTGGACAACAAAATCGCGAAGCCCTTTATGAGATACCATTGAAGCATCAAATACAACAATCGTTGGCCCTTTGCCAAGTTTGCTTGTTGCTTCTTTTTCAGTGATACCCGGCGTGTCTCCTGCTACACCAACATCAATGGCAAATCCAATATCAGGCTGGATCGTAGCCGCTGCTGTTTTGGCACCACGCAGGCCTACTTCCTCCTGTACAGTTGCCACACTGTAAGCAATATTTTCATGCTGAGTGTTGTGTAAGTTCTTCATGACATCAATCGCCACTGCACAGCCGATACGGTTGTCCCATGCTTTTGCAAGGAGCATTTTTTCATCATTCATCACTGTGAACTCGAAATAAGGAACGATTTGATCTCCAGGAAGCACGCCCCACTCCATTGCTTGTTCTTTGCTTGATGCTCCGATATCGATAAACATATCTGTAATCTCAATCGATTTT
Coding sequences:
- the pheT gene encoding phenylalanine--tRNA ligase subunit beta, with the protein product MFVSYKWLEDYVDLEGIQPGELAEKITRSGIEVEAVEYKGEGIKGVVIGHVVEREQHPNADKLNKCLVDIGEDEPVQIICGAPNVDKGQYVAVATVGAVLPGNFKIKKAKLRGEESHGMICSLQELGVESKLVPKEYAEGIFVFPNDVKPGDDALQALQLDDAVLELGLTPNRADALNMLGVAYEVAAILGKEMKLPDTAHDTSSEKAADYISVKIEDQEANPLYAAKIIKNVKIGPAPLWIQTRLMNAGIRPINNVVDMTNFVLLEYGQPLHAFDYDRFGSKQVVVRKATDSESIQTLDEQERTLSSKHLVITNGTKAHAVAGVMGGLESEVRNETTTILLEAAYFNGQTVRQASRDLGLRSESSTRFEKGLDPQRTKSAAERAAQLISLYAGGEVLSGTVEENHLETNMNVIHVSTERVNKVLGMSISKEDMIQIFNKLGFTVGESNDVLVVTVPSRRMDITIEEDLIEEVARLYGYDNIPSTLPATAGTVGGLTPYQVKRRKVRRFLEGAGLSQAITYSLTNQHKSTAFALNPAYKTRLSLPMSEERSVLRQSLLPNLLDSVAYNLARQADSFGFYETGSVFLAEAEGAKPVEKEHVAGALTGLWHKNLWQGEKKAVDFYVAKGIAEGLFEKLGVSGQITYVQAEREGLHPGRTADVHLNGKVIGFVAALHPVIEKELDLKETYVFEFDLTDVMTSESKDMKYTAIPRFPAVTRDIALVVDQQISSGQLERVIYEAGGDLLTDLSVFDVYEGEHMEEGKKSVAFSLQYLNPEQTLTEEEVTAVHTKVLKALEDTYQAVLRG
- the pheS gene encoding phenylalanine--tRNA ligase subunit alpha, translated to MQETLKQLETEAIAKVEAASSLKEVNDIRVQYLGKKGPITEVLRGMGKLSAEERPKMGALANEVREQIAGAIAEKNEQLEKEEVKKKLASQTIDVTLPASPIKMGARHPLTIVVEDIEDLFIGMGYTVEEGPEVETDYYNFEALNLPKEHPARDMQDSFYITEDTLLRTQTSPVQARTLEKYKGQGPVKIICPGKVYRRDSDDATHSHQFMQIEGLVVDHNISMSDLKGTLETVARKMFGEDREIRLRPSFFPFTEPSVEVDVSCFKCGGKGCSVCKGTGWIEILGAGMVHPNVLKMSGFDPETYQGFAFGMGVERIAMLKYGIDDIRHFYTNDIRFTKQFKQD
- a CDS encoding TrmH family RNA methyltransferase; translated protein: MKYIESAKNTNIKQWKKLHTKKERTKTGLFLVEGIHLVEEALKSGNVKELMVTSRDMLPSQIDRDIELYELSEEAFSAMTETETPQHIAAVCAVPVFEEKKYERLLLLDAVQDPGNLGTLIRTADAAGLDAVILGDGTVDAFNGKTLRSAQGSHFHLPILKQALQQTIRACKEQGIPVYGSALKNAKAYRGVTAEGPFALIVGNEGAGIDPEILQMTDHNLYVPMYGQAESLNVAVAAAVLVYHLRG
- the sspI gene encoding small acid-soluble spore protein SspI, producing the protein MDFNLRGAVIQNITGHNQEQLEHTILDAIQSGEEKMLPGLGVLFEVLWQEASENEKSEILETLEQGLKPQQQQ
- the cstA gene encoding carbon starvation protein CstA, yielding MNAVTIVIGSMCILAIAYRLYGTFMMVKVLKVTDDHPTPAHTLEDGKDYVPTNKWVTFGHHFAAIAAAGPLVGPILAAQFGYLPGLLWLLIGAVIGGAVHDLVVLFASMRKKGKSLSEVAKEELGPVAGFCTGLAMLFIITITMAGLSMVVLHALERNPWGTFAVGITIPIAMGVGLYYKKTGNLKLATTAGFILLMIGVFLGPNIQGTALGDVLTLDTKTLALALPIYAFFAAALPVWLLLAPRDYLSSFMKIGVFIALIAGIFVVNPTIQFPAFTEFVNGGGPVLAGPVWPFISITIACGAISGFHAFVGSGTTPKMLDRWSDMKPVAFGAMLVECLVGIMALIAATALHPGDYFAINSTPEMFRTLGMSVENLPQLSKEIGLDLEGRTGGAVTLAVGMAYIFTGIPFFSHLASYFFQFVIMFEAVFILTAIDAGTRVARYLIQDFFGEAYKPLKRNDWLPGSVFASALACFMWGYLLYSGDIGSIWALFGVSNQLMASVGLIIGATVVLKIADKRRYMLTCLIPLAYLYVTVNYAGYWMVANVYLNPEASGYSVLNAVLSMIMLILGFVIIVFAVKKWVEIWRDPTLRMETPITG